AGCTCTACAAAATAATCAATCTTTTCGATTCCCCCAGCGTCGATTGACACCTCGCTGGCATGCCATTTCTTGGCGTGCTCATCGATCAGGGGCTCGAAGGTATCACGGACCTGGTCTACGTCTCGGGCTCGAATGCGCAGGCGTACCTCTTTATTCTCGTCGTCCTTGCCGTCAGCGCGGGCGCGCTTCCACGCTCGCTCCGCCACACCCTCGAGCTGCTCCTTGGACATGTTCTTGAAGACTTCGTTGTCGATCTGAGCGACGAATGTCCCTGTCTGCGCGAGCTCTTTCGCGCGTTCGAGCCGTCGTGCGGCAATCCCGCCCTCCAGCTCCACCGGCGAATGCCCGAAGTCCGCGTACCAGAGGAAAAGGATCGTCAGGTTGAAGATTATCGAGATCGCCGTCGCTACCTGGATGTCCACCGCGGCGGCGAGCCCGACGCCCGTCGCAAGAAACACATACACGGCGTCCTTGCTATCGTCGAGAGTATTACGGAATCGCACCGCCGCAACGATGCCAGCGAGGCTGAACGCGAGAGCAAGACTGTCTTTGACGAGAACGACAATTCCCGCAACGACAAGCGGCAGGATTATCAGCAGCTGGACAACCGACTGCTGATAACCGCGCTTGGCGCGGGTGAGCTGGTAGACCCACGCGACCGGAAGCATGAGCAGAATTGCCGCAAGCATGGCGACCGATACCAACGCGGCCGTCGCCCCCTGAGGGGGGATGGCGACAGACTTGGCCTCCGCCGCCGTCCCGGAAGCGCCGCTAAAAATCGACGGCAGCACAACGCCACTGAGTCCCGGAGAATGCGGGAGCTCGCGGAGTGCCAATGATCCGAGAATGATCAGCGCCGCGTAATAGAGCGCGACTTTGACAACGACCTTTGTAGCCGGGTTGTCGAGGAAACCCGGTTTGCGAACTGCCATCTGTGGAGGACTCCAAAAAGGCTGCGCTAATATTGTGGCCCGCACTCATTCCCGCCATAGGTTGCCGAGGGTGCGCACGACGGTCAAATTGCGCCCCATGCCGCCAATCATGAGACTCCTAGCTTGCCTGCTTTGCGCTGCCGGATGTGCGCAGGCCCAGCCCGCGTCCGCTCCCGCCGCCCCTCCCGCACCAGCGGGCCAGCCGACGCTCGTCGTCCTGATCACCATCGACGGATTCCGAGCGGATTATCTTGACCGCTTCGGGCCGCAGCTTCAAGGCGGACTGGGACGTCTAAAAAACGGTGGCGCCTGGTTCACGAACGGCCATCAGGATCATGGCATCACGGAGACCGCGCCGGGACATGCCAGTCTTCTTTCAGGCCGTTTCCCGCGGTCCACTGGAATTGTCGCCAACGTCGTTGGCGTAATCGACGAGGCCGCGCCTCTACTCGGCTTTTCCGGCGTCACCGGCGCGTCACCCCGTCGCTTCCAGGGAACGGCGCTCCTCGACTGGATGCGAGCGAAAGACCCGCGCTCACGTGCGCTCTCGGTTTCCATGAAGGATCGCGGTGCGATCCTGCCCCTCGGGACGGCGAAGCAACACGTCTACTGGTATCCAGGTGACGGCGACTTCACGACCAGCAAGTATTACATGGACTCGCTTCCGGACTGGGTCGAGCAGTTCAACGCGCGGCGGCTGCCACAGAGGTACGCCGGGAAAGCCTGGACGCCTCTACTGCCTGCCAATGCCTATCCGGAACCCGACAGCGTGCCGGTAGAGGGCGGCGGAACGGACTTCGTATTCCCTCACATGATTCCGGCAGATTCGGCCCAGGCAGCAAGCGTCATAAGGATAACGCCGTTCATCGACGAGGTGACCGTCGCCTTCGCACTGGAGGGCGTGCGCGCACTTCGCCTCGGGGAAGGGCCGCAGACTGACCTCCTCGCGGTTTCGCTGTCCGGCACGGACCTCGTGAATCACCGGCTCGGACCGAACTCGAGGGAATCCCACGATCAGGTGCTGCGTGTCGACCGCCAGATCGGAGTGTTACTCGATTCTCTGTTCAAGCTGCGTGATCCATCCAGGGTGATCGTCGCTCTCTCGGCTGATCACGGATTCCAGCCGATTCCCGAGCTCGCACCGGCGAATGTCGTTCCACGCCCGGAGCGCGTGACGCTTCGGACTGTACTGGCAACCGTCCGCGCTCAGCTCGCGGCGATGAAGGTCGATACGGCGGCTGTTCAGCTCGATCTGCAGCTCCTGATCCTCGACCGCGAGGCGTTCCGCAAGGCGAATGTCAACGCCGATTCCATCGTGACGTTGTTTCGCAACGAGGCGTTGAAAATACCGGGAGTTGCCCGCGTCGACCGCCTGCGCGATTTGCTCAGAGGCGATACTGTCGGCGACCCCATCACGCGGCGATGGAGCCATCAGATTCCCCCGAAATACCCCGTCGAGCTCGTTATAACGCTCACCCCGGGAAGCATCTGGGCCGGCATTGTGGCCACGCACGGCTCGCCGCACGACGACGACAGCAACGTCCCGATTGTGTTCTACGGGCCGGGGTTTGCTCCGGGGCGATACACCGACTTCGTGCGGACGGTCGACATTGCGCCGACACTCGCGCGGAGGCTCGGGGTCACTCCACTCGAGAAGCTCGAAGGTGTGCCATTGACCAAGGCGCTCAAATAAGCATCAAACCTAGGTCTCTTTGGCTTCTGCGATCTCGGATCCGTGGTTTTCTCGGTCGCCGTTCTTTTCAAGAGCTGAATCGATCCGCCGGTAGCGAGCATTGAGCAGCTCGTAGATCCCGTAGGCGATGAGCCCGAAACCGATTGCGGCGAGCGGGCCGCGGCCCAGCGCGGCGAGCGAGCGCAACGAATCGGCGATTCCTCCGGCCTCGCTCGGGTCGCGAAGAGCTGCAGCGCGGGCGACCAAGACGGCAATCGCGACAAAGACAACTCCGCGCGCGCCGATTCCAAATCGGCTGACAGCGATTATCCATCGTCCGACTTCGGCAGACACCCGGCCCAGATTGAGCTGCTTGCTGAGCTTCTCGGCGAACGCGCGGTAGAGCTGATAAAGGCCGTACCCGCCGATTCCAGCAGCGACGCCCCAGACTATCGCTTCGCCTGCGGGCAGCGCGAGCAGTCTCGCCGTCCATTCCTGTATCTCCCTCCGATTCTGGTCCTCGCCGTACCAGCCAACAGCGAGGCGTATCCCGGAAATTGCGAGAGCAGCGTGAACAATCCCGCGTATCGCGAAGCTGGCTCGGAGGAGCACGGCTTTCAGCCCGCGACCGCGGCGATCCGGATCAGTTATCGCCTCGACTACTCGCCACAAGCCGTATCCCATCAAACCGACGGCGACCAGTATCAGCAGAATCCTGCCATACGGCGCGCTCAGCACCGCGATCATGGCGCCGCGAGTGTCCGTGGTGGCGCCGCCCGTACCCAAAGCCACACGGGCGGTGAGGAAACCGATAGTCGCGTACAGGAGCGCTTTGGCGGAATAGCCGGCCCGGGCAAGCGGCTCGATCCATGGGTGGGCGTCGGCCGCGACCTGGTCAGCCGCGTGGCTCAGCTTCGAGCCGATCGAGGAGGCGCTCATCGCTGAAAACGTGCTAATGCACGTTTCTCGCCACGTCAGACTTGCCCCTTTCGAGGCTAAGGCGGTGCACACTAGCGCGCTGTCGTCGCGCCCGGGTACAATAGAGATCAGGGCGTGGCTGCATGCCCCCTGGTCCAGCGACTTTCAGACGTCCGGTCGTCCCCTTTTTCGACACAGGAAACCAACTATATGAAGCGTCTTCCCAGCGCGGCGCTCGTTGTCGCCCTTACGCTGTGCGCATTCCTGCCCGCGTCGGCGCAGAAGAAAGCGACCGCTGCAAACAGCTCCGGCGACATCCTTCCGTTCAAGGCAACCGAGAAGACGCTGCCGAACGGCCTCAAGATCATAGTTGTCCCCACGGGCTTCCCGAACATCGTATCACTCCGGATTCCCGTGCAGACCGGGTCGCGGAACGAGATCGAGCCGGGCAAGTCGGGCTTCGCGCACTTCTTCGAGCACGTGATGTTCCGCGGCACGAAGACCATGACGAAGGAGCAGGCCAACGAGCTCATCACGAAGGCCGGCGCGAGGGAAAACGCGTCCACATCCGACGACTATACGAACTACTACATCACGTTCGCCAAGGAGGACCTGGAGTCGATGATTCGCCTGCAGGCGGATCGGTTCCAGAACCTTTCCTACAGCGAGGAGGATTTCAAGACCGAAGCCCGCGCCGTGCTCGGCGAGTACA
This Gemmatimonadaceae bacterium DNA region includes the following protein-coding sequences:
- a CDS encoding alkaline phosphatase family protein produces the protein MRLLACLLCAAGCAQAQPASAPAAPPAPAGQPTLVVLITIDGFRADYLDRFGPQLQGGLGRLKNGGAWFTNGHQDHGITETAPGHASLLSGRFPRSTGIVANVVGVIDEAAPLLGFSGVTGASPRRFQGTALLDWMRAKDPRSRALSVSMKDRGAILPLGTAKQHVYWYPGDGDFTTSKYYMDSLPDWVEQFNARRLPQRYAGKAWTPLLPANAYPEPDSVPVEGGGTDFVFPHMIPADSAQAASVIRITPFIDEVTVAFALEGVRALRLGEGPQTDLLAVSLSGTDLVNHRLGPNSRESHDQVLRVDRQIGVLLDSLFKLRDPSRVIVALSADHGFQPIPELAPANVVPRPERVTLRTVLATVRAQLAAMKVDTAAVQLDLQLLILDREAFRKANVNADSIVTLFRNEALKIPGVARVDRLRDLLRGDTVGDPITRRWSHQIPPKYPVELVITLTPGSIWAGIVATHGSPHDDDSNVPIVFYGPGFAPGRYTDFVRTVDIAPTLARRLGVTPLEKLEGVPLTKALK
- a CDS encoding DUF4956 domain-containing protein translates to MAVRKPGFLDNPATKVVVKVALYYAALIILGSLALRELPHSPGLSGVVLPSIFSGASGTAAEAKSVAIPPQGATAALVSVAMLAAILLMLPVAWVYQLTRAKRGYQQSVVQLLIILPLVVAGIVVLVKDSLALAFSLAGIVAAVRFRNTLDDSKDAVYVFLATGVGLAAAVDIQVATAISIIFNLTILFLWYADFGHSPVELEGGIAARRLERAKELAQTGTFVAQIDNEVFKNMSKEQLEGVAERAWKRARADGKDDENKEVRLRIRARDVDQVRDTFEPLIDEHAKKWHASEVSIDAGGIEKIDYFVELKKKSDPEELLSLAQTAIGANLVEARLD
- a CDS encoding pitrilysin family protein is translated as MKRLPSAALVVALTLCAFLPASAQKKATAANSSGDILPFKATEKTLPNGLKIIVVPTGFPNIVSLRIPVQTGSRNEIEPGKSGFAHFFEHVMFRGTKTMTKEQANELITKAGARENASTSDDYTNYYITFAKEDLESMIRLQADRFQNLSYSEEDFKTEARAVLGEYNKNSANPGSKLYEVLRDNAFTTHTYKHTTMGFLEDIEDMPNQFDYSRTFFDRWYRPEYTTVIVAGDVDPARVIPLVEKYWADWKPGKYKVDIPKEPEPRKAVVAHVPWTSETLPWVTVAFHGPAFSESDKDYAAMDLLMDLYFGETSDTYKKLVEQ
- a CDS encoding DUF1206 domain-containing protein, producing the protein MSASSIGSKLSHAADQVAADAHPWIEPLARAGYSAKALLYATIGFLTARVALGTGGATTDTRGAMIAVLSAPYGRILLILVAVGLMGYGLWRVVEAITDPDRRGRGLKAVLLRASFAIRGIVHAALAISGIRLAVGWYGEDQNRREIQEWTARLLALPAGEAIVWGVAAGIGGYGLYQLYRAFAEKLSKQLNLGRVSAEVGRWIIAVSRFGIGARGVVFVAIAVLVARAAALRDPSEAGGIADSLRSLAALGRGPLAAIGFGLIAYGIYELLNARYRRIDSALEKNGDRENHGSEIAEAKET